The following proteins are encoded in a genomic region of Arthrobacter jiangjiafuii:
- a CDS encoding acetyl/propionyl/methylcrotonyl-CoA carboxylase subunit alpha, translating to MSQFNPAPAGEQQDPRSITKVLIANRGEIAVRVIRAARDEGLASVAVYADPDRDALHVRLADEAFSLGGSTAAESYLDMGKILDAARRSGADAIHPGYGFLSENAEFAQRVIDAGLTWIGPSPHAISQLGDKVQARHIAAKVGAPLVPGTADPVKNAQEVLDFADAHGLPLAIKAAFGGGGRGIKVARTRAEIPEMFDSAVREATAAFGRGECFIERFLDAPRHVETQCLADAHGNVVVVSTRDCSLQRRNQKLVEEAPAPFLSEDQNQRLYAASKAILREAGYQGAGTCEFLVGTDGTISFLEVNTRLQVEHPVSEEVSGLDLVREQFRLARGEELGYGDPEIRGHSIEFRINGEDPGRSFMPAPGTVETFKLPTGPGVRVDSGIEAGETVGGNFDSMLAKLIVTGATREQALQRARRALAEMEITGMPTVLPFHAEVVAHPDFAPASGPFKVHTRWIETDYVNEIAAWSGEPNARHDDGGTRQRVTVEVGGKRLEVVLPAGLGGSGSGSNGSGSRGTGANGKSRKSSRSRGGANPAATGDDLTSPMQGTIVKVAVEEGALVAEGDLVVVLEAMKMEQPLTAHKAGTVTGLSALPGATVSAGAVIASILD from the coding sequence ATGAGCCAGTTCAACCCCGCGCCCGCCGGCGAGCAGCAGGACCCCCGTAGCATCACCAAAGTCCTGATCGCCAACCGCGGTGAAATCGCCGTCCGTGTCATCCGTGCAGCCCGCGACGAAGGCCTGGCCTCGGTTGCCGTATACGCCGATCCGGACCGCGACGCCCTCCACGTCCGCCTCGCCGACGAAGCCTTCTCCCTCGGTGGCAGCACCGCCGCCGAGTCCTACCTCGACATGGGCAAGATCCTCGACGCCGCCCGCAGGTCCGGCGCCGACGCCATCCACCCCGGGTACGGCTTCCTCTCCGAGAACGCCGAATTCGCCCAGCGCGTCATCGATGCCGGCCTGACCTGGATCGGCCCCTCCCCGCACGCCATTTCCCAGCTCGGCGACAAGGTGCAGGCCCGCCACATCGCTGCGAAGGTCGGCGCCCCGCTGGTTCCCGGCACGGCCGATCCAGTGAAGAACGCCCAGGAGGTCCTGGACTTCGCCGACGCCCACGGGCTGCCGCTGGCCATCAAGGCAGCCTTCGGCGGCGGCGGCCGCGGCATCAAGGTCGCCCGCACCCGTGCCGAGATCCCCGAAATGTTCGATTCCGCCGTCCGCGAGGCGACCGCAGCGTTTGGCCGCGGCGAGTGCTTCATCGAGCGCTTCCTGGACGCCCCGCGGCATGTCGAGACCCAGTGCCTGGCTGACGCGCACGGCAACGTCGTCGTCGTCTCCACCCGTGACTGCTCGCTGCAGCGCCGCAACCAGAAGCTTGTGGAGGAGGCTCCGGCCCCCTTCCTGAGCGAAGACCAGAACCAGCGCCTGTACGCCGCGTCCAAGGCCATCCTCCGCGAGGCCGGCTACCAGGGCGCCGGGACCTGCGAGTTCCTGGTCGGCACCGACGGCACCATCTCCTTCCTGGAGGTCAACACCCGGCTGCAGGTCGAGCACCCGGTGTCCGAGGAAGTCTCCGGCCTGGACCTGGTCCGCGAGCAGTTCCGGCTGGCCCGCGGCGAGGAGCTCGGCTACGGCGATCCGGAGATCCGCGGCCACTCCATCGAATTCCGCATCAACGGCGAAGACCCGGGCCGCAGCTTCATGCCCGCCCCGGGCACCGTGGAGACCTTCAAGCTGCCCACCGGCCCCGGTGTGCGCGTGGACTCGGGCATCGAAGCCGGCGAAACCGTGGGCGGAAACTTCGATTCCATGCTCGCCAAGCTGATCGTCACCGGCGCCACCCGCGAGCAGGCGCTCCAGCGCGCCCGCCGCGCCCTGGCCGAAATGGAAATCACCGGCATGCCCACCGTGCTGCCCTTCCACGCCGAGGTTGTCGCCCACCCGGACTTCGCCCCGGCCTCCGGCCCGTTCAAGGTCCACACCCGCTGGATCGAAACCGATTACGTCAACGAGATCGCGGCCTGGTCCGGTGAGCCCAATGCCCGGCACGACGACGGCGGCACGCGTCAGCGCGTCACGGTCGAGGTGGGCGGCAAACGGCTTGAGGTCGTGCTGCCGGCCGGGCTGGGCGGCTCCGGCTCCGGGTCCAACGGATCAGGCTCCCGCGGCACCGGTGCCAACGGCAAGTCCCGCAAGTCCTCCCGCAGCCGCGGCGGCGCCAATCCGGCCGCCACCGGTGATGACCTGACCTCCCCGATGCAGGGCACCATTGTGAAGGTGGCCGTGGAAGAGGGCGCGCTGGTCGCTGAAGGCGATCTCGTCGTCGTACTCGAAGCCATGAAGATGGAGCAGCCGCTGACCGCCCACAAGGCCGGTACCGTCACCGGGCTCAGTGCGCTTCCGGGCGCTACGGTCTCGGCCGGCGCCGTGATCGCCTCGATCCTGGACTAG
- a CDS encoding endonuclease domain-containing protein — MDLDPEELTTVSMLPVTSLPRTLLDLAAQLATDDLVVIGDWMISEHHRSFGKRRVARLPLKDLRNYSEGKVGARGLRKLRAAIELMRVGVDSPQETRVRLELHRAGLPEFTPNTPIMDATGSPALWVDLGCKTYRTCIEYDGAHHLDPGQQSRDYGRDARTRELGWHQVRLNSYDMAQGQSWVVGKVRHALVQGGYEP; from the coding sequence ATGGATCTGGATCCGGAGGAACTGACCACGGTATCGATGCTGCCCGTGACGTCACTGCCCAGGACCCTGCTTGATCTCGCCGCGCAGCTGGCAACGGATGATCTGGTCGTCATCGGAGATTGGATGATCAGCGAACACCATCGGAGCTTCGGAAAGCGGCGGGTCGCGCGGCTGCCCCTCAAAGATCTGCGCAACTATTCAGAGGGAAAGGTGGGGGCCCGGGGGTTGCGCAAGCTGCGGGCTGCCATCGAGCTAATGCGGGTGGGCGTGGACTCACCGCAGGAGACAAGGGTACGTCTGGAGCTTCACCGAGCGGGCTTGCCGGAGTTCACGCCCAACACGCCGATTATGGACGCCACTGGAAGTCCGGCCCTTTGGGTGGACCTGGGCTGTAAGACGTACCGCACCTGCATTGAGTACGACGGAGCCCATCATCTGGACCCCGGGCAACAGAGCCGGGACTATGGGCGGGACGCGCGCACCCGTGAACTGGGCTGGCACCAGGTCAGGCTGAATAGCTACGACATGGCACAGGGGCAGTCCTGGGTCGTAGGAAAGGTGCGTCATGCGCTCGTCCAAGGTGGTTACGAACCGTGA
- a CDS encoding Maf family protein codes for MTDLNLILASASPARTKLLTNAGITHTVLVSDVDEDAVTARYGTPDPHDTALLLARAKAEAVAALPEAEGSLVIGCDSVFEFQGEAHGKPWEAEVARERIRRMSGNVGVLHTGHWLVDCRDTDDDGGSGATLGAVSSASVHFAKLTDEEIDAYVATGEPLQVAGSFTIDSLGGAFIEKVDGDPHAVVGLSVSMLRELLASAGVKITDLWDR; via the coding sequence GTGACTGACCTGAACCTGATCCTCGCCTCTGCCTCCCCCGCCCGCACCAAGCTGCTGACCAACGCCGGCATCACGCACACCGTGCTCGTGTCCGACGTCGATGAAGACGCCGTCACCGCCCGTTACGGCACCCCGGATCCGCATGACACAGCCCTGCTGCTGGCCCGGGCCAAGGCCGAGGCCGTTGCCGCGCTGCCCGAGGCCGAAGGATCCCTGGTGATCGGCTGCGACTCGGTTTTCGAATTCCAGGGCGAAGCGCACGGCAAGCCGTGGGAAGCCGAGGTGGCCCGTGAACGCATCCGCCGGATGAGCGGCAACGTGGGAGTGCTCCACACCGGGCACTGGCTCGTGGACTGCCGCGATACCGACGACGACGGCGGTTCGGGCGCGACGCTCGGGGCCGTCAGTTCCGCCTCGGTCCATTTTGCCAAGCTCACCGACGAGGAGATTGACGCCTACGTTGCCACCGGCGAGCCGCTTCAGGTCGCCGGCTCCTTCACGATCGATTCCCTTGGCGGGGCGTTCATCGAGAAGGTTGACGGGGATCCGCATGCCGTCGTCGGGCTCTCCGTGTCGATGTTGCGCGAGCTGCTCGCCAGCGCCGGCGTGAAGATCACTGATCTCTGGGACCGGTAG
- a CDS encoding dicarboxylate/amino acid:cation symporter — MTSQTSSPETSARRRLPRWVTSFGPQIIAALVVGLLLGLLAKEMGTVGDDEPNWLTTTLTVIGSSYVSLLKAAVVPLIFTAVVSSIANLREVSNAARLAWQTLLWFAITALIAVVIGILMGVLFQPGANADAEPPADYAGSTGSWMGFLTGLIPANFMGLTASSTAVDPGTVTTALNFNVLQVLVIAIAVGIAALKVGAPAAPFLSLNASALAVIQKVLWWIIRLAPLGTVGLIGRAVATYGWDTIGSLGMFVVAVYVGLALVVFVVYPVLIKAHGLSVKQWFSGAWPAIQLGFVSRSSVGTLPLTQRVTERNMGVPRAYASFAVPLGATTKMDGCASIYPAVAAIFVAQFFGIDLGFTDYLLIALVSVLGSAATAGTTGAVVMLTLTLSTLGLPLAGVGLMLAVDPILDMGRTAVNVAGQTVVPTIVAKRNGLLDAAIYNAKRNGDPFADDSAEVQAPVLVPAGGAGASAGAAPSSSGADASAAAKR, encoded by the coding sequence GTGACTTCCCAGACCTCTTCCCCTGAAACTTCTGCCCGCCGCAGGCTGCCCCGCTGGGTCACGTCCTTCGGACCGCAGATCATTGCCGCCCTGGTCGTTGGCCTGCTGCTGGGCCTGCTGGCCAAGGAAATGGGTACCGTCGGCGACGATGAACCCAACTGGCTGACGACCACGCTGACCGTCATCGGTTCGAGCTACGTCTCACTGCTGAAGGCAGCCGTTGTCCCCCTGATCTTCACCGCCGTCGTCAGCTCCATCGCCAACCTGCGCGAGGTCTCCAACGCCGCACGCCTGGCCTGGCAGACGCTGCTCTGGTTCGCGATCACGGCGCTGATTGCGGTAGTGATCGGCATCCTGATGGGCGTGCTGTTCCAGCCCGGCGCCAACGCCGACGCCGAGCCGCCCGCTGACTATGCAGGCAGCACCGGCAGCTGGATGGGCTTCCTCACCGGCCTGATTCCGGCCAACTTCATGGGCCTGACGGCTTCCTCCACCGCCGTCGACCCGGGAACCGTCACCACGGCCCTGAACTTCAATGTGCTGCAGGTGCTGGTCATCGCGATCGCCGTCGGCATTGCCGCCCTGAAGGTCGGCGCCCCCGCCGCTCCGTTCCTGTCGCTGAACGCTTCAGCCCTGGCCGTCATCCAGAAGGTCCTCTGGTGGATCATCCGCCTGGCCCCGCTGGGCACCGTGGGCCTCATCGGCCGCGCCGTCGCCACTTACGGCTGGGACACCATCGGTTCGCTGGGCATGTTCGTGGTTGCCGTGTACGTCGGCCTGGCCCTGGTGGTCTTCGTTGTCTACCCGGTCCTGATCAAGGCGCACGGACTGTCCGTGAAGCAGTGGTTCTCCGGTGCCTGGCCCGCGATCCAGCTCGGCTTCGTCTCCCGCTCCTCGGTGGGCACCCTGCCGCTGACCCAGCGTGTGACCGAACGGAACATGGGCGTCCCGCGCGCCTACGCCTCCTTCGCCGTGCCGCTGGGTGCGACCACCAAGATGGACGGCTGCGCCTCGATCTACCCGGCCGTGGCCGCCATCTTCGTGGCGCAGTTCTTCGGCATCGATCTGGGCTTCACCGACTACCTGCTGATCGCCCTGGTCTCCGTGCTGGGTTCGGCCGCCACCGCCGGCACCACCGGCGCCGTCGTCATGCTGACCCTGACCCTGTCCACGCTGGGCCTGCCGCTGGCCGGCGTCGGCCTGATGCTCGCCGTCGATCCGATCCTGGACATGGGCCGCACCGCGGTCAACGTGGCCGGACAGACAGTGGTTCCGACCATCGTCGCCAAGCGCAATGGGCTGCTCGATGCCGCCATCTACAACGCCAAGCGCAACGGCGATCCGTTCGCCGATGACTCGGCCGAGGTCCAGGCGCCGGTGCTCGTTCCGGCCGGCGGCGCGGGCGCTTCCGCTGGTGCGGCGCCGTCGTCGTCAGGTGCCGACGCGTCAGCTGCCGCCAAGCGCTGA
- a CDS encoding DUF885 domain-containing protein, producing the protein MTQQTPSSDPLSFAGSHTRQPTAIDAVADAFTETLLQLDPSLATSLGIPGHEAEYADYSPAGLESIAEAIRETLERLDGLQPADDVDSVTLDAMHERLGLELEIHESGWNLANLNNIASPAQEIRSIFDLMPTDTTSDWQHIAGRLHNVADAVAGYITSLRAGAQRGLLPARRQVLIVMEQTTKYAEDGGFFDDYAATASLSDGAALPEGLAADVRHGAESARAAYRTLASFLENELLPHAPEKDAVGKERYALMSRRFLGSAVDLEETYAWGVAELDRIIAEQEAVAEQIQPGATVAEAMDLLNSDPARQLHGTEELRTWMQGLADRAVADLAGTHFDIDGPMREIECMIAPTQEGGIYYTGPSDDFSRPGRMWWSVPAGEDTFTTWNETTTVFHEGVPGHHLQIATATAARGLLNKWRRNICWVSGHGEGWALYAERLMDELGYLSDPGDKMGMLDAQRMRAARVVFDIGVHLELEIPERWGSGTWTAEKGYEFLKQNIAISEGQLNFEFTRYLGWPGQAPSYKLGQRLWEQIRDEVRSREGEDFDQKAFHTRALLLGSVGLDTLRRALLG; encoded by the coding sequence GTGACCCAACAGACTCCTTCATCAGATCCCCTGTCCTTCGCTGGCTCGCACACCCGCCAGCCGACCGCCATCGACGCCGTAGCTGACGCCTTCACCGAGACGCTGCTGCAGCTGGATCCGTCCCTTGCCACTTCGCTGGGAATCCCCGGCCACGAGGCCGAGTACGCGGACTACTCCCCCGCCGGCCTGGAATCCATCGCCGAAGCCATCCGCGAAACGCTGGAACGCCTCGACGGGCTGCAGCCGGCCGACGACGTCGACAGCGTCACCCTCGACGCCATGCACGAGCGCCTGGGCCTGGAACTGGAGATCCACGAATCCGGCTGGAACCTCGCGAACCTGAACAACATCGCCTCCCCGGCACAGGAAATCCGTTCGATCTTCGACCTGATGCCCACCGACACGACTTCCGACTGGCAGCACATCGCCGGGCGCCTGCACAATGTGGCCGACGCCGTCGCTGGCTACATCACCTCCCTGCGCGCCGGTGCCCAGCGAGGGCTGCTGCCCGCCCGCCGCCAGGTCCTGATCGTCATGGAACAGACCACCAAGTACGCCGAAGACGGTGGGTTCTTTGACGATTACGCCGCCACCGCGTCCCTGTCCGACGGCGCCGCGCTGCCCGAGGGCCTCGCCGCTGACGTGCGCCACGGCGCCGAGTCGGCCCGCGCCGCCTACCGCACCCTGGCCTCCTTCCTCGAGAACGAGCTGCTGCCGCACGCTCCGGAAAAGGACGCCGTCGGGAAGGAGCGCTACGCACTGATGTCCCGCCGCTTCCTCGGCTCAGCCGTGGACCTGGAGGAAACCTACGCGTGGGGCGTGGCCGAACTTGACCGCATCATCGCCGAGCAGGAGGCCGTGGCCGAGCAGATCCAGCCCGGCGCCACCGTTGCCGAGGCCATGGACCTGCTGAACTCCGACCCGGCCCGGCAGTTGCACGGCACGGAAGAACTCCGGACCTGGATGCAGGGCCTGGCCGACCGCGCCGTCGCGGACCTGGCCGGCACGCACTTCGACATCGACGGGCCGATGCGCGAGATCGAATGCATGATCGCCCCCACGCAGGAGGGCGGCATCTACTACACCGGCCCCAGCGACGATTTCTCCCGCCCGGGCCGCATGTGGTGGTCCGTGCCGGCCGGCGAGGACACCTTCACCACCTGGAACGAGACCACCACGGTCTTCCACGAGGGCGTGCCCGGACACCACCTGCAGATCGCCACGGCCACGGCCGCCCGCGGGCTGCTGAACAAGTGGCGCCGGAACATCTGCTGGGTCTCCGGCCACGGCGAAGGCTGGGCGCTGTACGCCGAGCGGCTGATGGATGAGCTGGGCTACCTCAGCGATCCCGGCGACAAGATGGGCATGCTCGACGCCCAGCGCATGCGCGCCGCCCGCGTGGTCTTCGACATCGGCGTCCACCTGGAACTGGAGATCCCCGAACGCTGGGGCTCGGGCACTTGGACCGCGGAGAAGGGTTACGAGTTCCTCAAGCAGAACATTGCCATCTCGGAGGGGCAGCTGAACTTCGAGTTCACCCGCTACCTCGGCTGGCCGGGCCAGGCCCCCTCCTACAAGCTGGGCCAGCGGCTCTGGGAGCAGATCCGCGACGAGGTCCGCAGCCGCGAGGGCGAGGACTTCGACCAGAAGGCCTTCCACACCCGGGCCCTGCTGCTCGGATCGGTCGGCCTGGACACGCTGCGCCGGGCGCTGCTCGGCTAA
- a CDS encoding acyl-CoA carboxylase subunit epsilon produces the protein MTGWDLPDPWGRPAEAAAPATPLFSVLSGNPSAEELAALTAVVMGLEAGAAGTAATPESTRRIWNRRRMLSLAPKPGPGSWRRSFR, from the coding sequence GTGACCGGGTGGGACCTGCCGGATCCGTGGGGCCGTCCGGCCGAGGCCGCCGCACCGGCCACACCGCTGTTCTCCGTGCTCTCCGGAAACCCCTCCGCGGAGGAACTGGCGGCGCTGACCGCCGTCGTCATGGGCCTGGAGGCGGGAGCCGCGGGGACCGCCGCCACGCCTGAGTCGACCCGCCGGATCTGGAACCGGCGCCGCATGCTCAGCCTGGCTCCCAAGCCGGGGCCGGGGTCCTGGCGGCGCAGTTTCCGCTAG
- a CDS encoding acyl-CoA carboxylase subunit beta → MSIDQDLDLQTTAGKIAEYRRRQAQAEMPSGPAAIEKQHARGKHTARERIEMLVDAGSFVEFDALAVHRSTAFGMEKKKPLGDGLVSGYATVDGRPIAVYSQDFTVYGGSLSQVNGEKIVKVQEHALRNGCPVVGILDGGGARIQEGVASLAMFADIFRNNVHASGVVPQISLIMGPSAGGAAYSPALTDYVVMVDKTSHMFITGPDVIKTVTGEDVDMETLGGARQHNANTGTSTYLASDEEDAIEFVRELLDFLPSNNLAEAPLAAFAQDMELTDGDLALDSLIPDSANQPYDMRTVIEQVLDDGHFLEMQALYAPNVMMGYGRVEGHTVGIVANQPLQFAGTLDIAASEKAARFVRNCDAFNIPILTFVDVPGFLPGKDQEFQGIIRRGAKLLYAYAEATVPKLTVITRKAYGGAYIVMGSKKLGADLNLAWPTAQIGVMGAQGAVNILYRGQLKAAADAGESVEDARADYIAQYEEELLNPYQAAELGYVDAVVAPSETRLQLIRGLRALRDKRASLPAKKHGNMPL, encoded by the coding sequence ATGAGCATCGACCAGGACCTTGATCTGCAGACGACAGCGGGCAAGATCGCTGAGTACCGCCGCCGCCAGGCGCAGGCCGAAATGCCCTCCGGGCCGGCCGCCATCGAGAAGCAGCACGCCCGCGGCAAGCACACCGCCCGCGAGCGCATCGAGATGCTGGTGGACGCCGGATCCTTCGTCGAGTTCGACGCCCTGGCCGTGCACCGCTCCACCGCCTTCGGCATGGAAAAGAAGAAGCCGCTGGGCGACGGCCTGGTTTCGGGCTATGCCACCGTGGATGGCCGGCCGATTGCCGTCTACAGCCAGGACTTCACCGTTTACGGCGGCTCGCTGAGCCAGGTCAACGGCGAGAAGATCGTCAAGGTCCAGGAACACGCGCTGCGCAACGGATGTCCCGTCGTCGGGATCCTCGACGGCGGTGGCGCGCGCATCCAGGAAGGTGTCGCCTCGCTGGCCATGTTCGCCGACATCTTCCGCAACAACGTCCATGCCTCCGGCGTTGTCCCGCAGATCTCGCTCATCATGGGCCCGTCCGCCGGCGGTGCCGCCTACTCCCCCGCGCTGACCGACTATGTGGTGATGGTGGACAAGACCAGCCACATGTTCATTACCGGCCCCGACGTCATCAAGACCGTCACCGGCGAGGATGTGGACATGGAAACCCTCGGCGGTGCCCGGCAGCACAACGCCAACACCGGAACTTCCACCTACCTGGCCTCGGACGAAGAGGACGCCATTGAGTTCGTCCGCGAACTGCTGGATTTCCTGCCCTCGAACAACCTCGCCGAGGCGCCGCTGGCCGCCTTCGCCCAGGACATGGAACTGACCGACGGCGATCTCGCCCTGGACAGCCTCATCCCGGACTCCGCGAACCAGCCCTATGACATGCGCACCGTCATTGAGCAGGTGCTCGACGACGGCCACTTCCTCGAGATGCAGGCCCTCTACGCCCCGAACGTCATGATGGGCTACGGCCGCGTCGAGGGCCACACCGTGGGCATCGTCGCCAACCAGCCGCTGCAGTTCGCCGGCACCCTGGACATCGCCGCCTCCGAGAAGGCCGCCCGCTTTGTCCGCAACTGCGACGCCTTCAACATCCCGATCCTGACCTTCGTGGACGTCCCGGGCTTCCTGCCGGGCAAGGACCAGGAATTCCAGGGCATCATCCGCCGCGGCGCCAAGCTGCTCTACGCCTACGCCGAAGCCACCGTCCCCAAACTCACCGTCATCACCCGCAAGGCCTACGGCGGCGCGTACATCGTGATGGGTTCCAAAAAGCTCGGCGCCGACCTGAACCTGGCCTGGCCCACCGCGCAGATCGGCGTCATGGGCGCCCAGGGTGCGGTCAACATCCTCTACCGCGGCCAGCTCAAGGCAGCGGCCGACGCCGGGGAAAGCGTCGAGGACGCCCGCGCCGATTACATCGCCCAGTATGAAGAGGAACTGCTCAACCCCTACCAGGCCGCTGAGCTCGGCTACGTGGACGCCGTCGTCGCGCCGTCCGAAACCCGGCTGCAGCTGATCCGCGGCCTGCGGGCACTGCGCGACAAGCGCGCCTCCCTGCCCGCCAAGAAGCACGGGAACATGCCGCTGTGA
- a CDS encoding SDR family oxidoreductase encodes MTSITPDSASRSLAGRTILMSGGSRGIGLAIALRAAADGANIAIMAKTAEPHPKLEGTVYTAAEQLEAAGGKALPIIGDVRNDDDVARAVADTVERFGGIDIVINNASAIDLRNTDQVTMKSYDLMADINVRGTFMLSKFSLDALRRSENPHILTLSPPLNLDPKWAGSYLAYTMAKYGMSLTTLGLAEELKADGVAVNSLWPVTAIDTAAIRNLGGEKMAAASRSTDIMADAAHTILTRPSRGTTGNFYTDEEVLREEGITDFRPYSLGAPEDQLVPDFFL; translated from the coding sequence ATGACTTCTATCACACCTGATTCCGCGTCCCGATCCCTCGCCGGCCGCACCATCCTGATGTCCGGTGGCAGCCGCGGCATCGGCCTGGCCATTGCCCTGCGCGCCGCTGCCGACGGTGCGAACATCGCGATCATGGCCAAGACGGCCGAGCCCCACCCGAAACTCGAGGGCACCGTCTACACGGCGGCCGAGCAGCTGGAGGCAGCCGGCGGCAAAGCGTTGCCCATCATCGGTGACGTACGGAACGACGACGACGTCGCCCGCGCCGTCGCCGACACGGTGGAGCGGTTCGGCGGGATCGACATCGTCATCAACAACGCCTCCGCGATCGACCTGCGCAACACGGATCAGGTCACCATGAAGAGCTACGACCTGATGGCCGACATCAATGTCCGCGGCACCTTCATGCTCTCCAAGTTCTCACTCGACGCGCTGCGCCGATCGGAGAACCCGCACATCCTTACCCTGTCCCCGCCCCTGAACCTGGATCCGAAGTGGGCCGGCTCCTACCTGGCGTACACCATGGCCAAGTACGGGATGTCCCTGACCACCCTGGGGCTGGCAGAGGAGCTGAAGGCCGACGGCGTGGCCGTGAACTCGCTCTGGCCCGTCACCGCCATCGACACTGCCGCCATCCGCAACCTCGGCGGCGAGAAGATGGCGGCGGCCTCGCGCAGCACCGACATCATGGCGGACGCCGCGCACACCATCCTGACCCGGCCCAGCCGCGGAACCACGGGCAACTTCTACACCGACGAAGAGGTGCTGCGCGAAGAGGGCATCACCGACTTCCGCCCCTATTCCCTGGGCGCCCCCGAAGACCAGCTCGTTCCGGACTTCTTCCTCTAA
- a CDS encoding biotin--[acetyl-CoA-carboxylase] ligase produces MHLRYSSMERPGLDEDSLRAALLAPRGPLSRLEVVAETGSTNTDLAELARLRPAEAPDLSVLTAEMQTAGKGRLGRAWSAPPRSSLFVSVLLRPVNAAGRPLPTQSYGWLSLLAALALTEAVARRTGVEARLKWPNDVMVDGRKLAGVLAQLVVDSSGAPPAVVVGVGMNVSLTDEDLPVPAATSLLMEYASTTDRNILLEDYLLKLASAYREFCAVDGDADRPWADGTSLLHKISTRMVTLGQEVRAEKPGGSSLTGRAVALDRNGSLILVDAQGERHAVVAADVVHLRAAQA; encoded by the coding sequence ATGCATCTGCGTTACTCCAGCATGGAAAGACCCGGGCTCGACGAGGACAGCCTTCGTGCTGCCCTCCTGGCGCCCCGGGGGCCTCTGTCCAGGCTGGAGGTTGTGGCCGAAACGGGTTCCACGAACACGGATCTGGCAGAGCTGGCACGGCTGCGGCCCGCCGAGGCCCCGGACCTGTCCGTCCTGACTGCCGAAATGCAGACGGCCGGCAAGGGCCGGCTGGGCCGGGCCTGGAGTGCTCCGCCGCGCTCCTCGCTGTTCGTCAGCGTGCTGCTCCGGCCGGTCAACGCCGCCGGCCGGCCGCTGCCCACGCAGTCCTACGGCTGGCTGTCACTGCTGGCCGCGCTGGCGCTGACGGAGGCGGTGGCCCGCCGCACCGGTGTCGAAGCACGGTTGAAGTGGCCCAACGATGTGATGGTGGACGGGCGGAAGCTGGCCGGTGTCCTGGCTCAGCTGGTGGTCGATTCAAGCGGCGCCCCGCCCGCCGTCGTCGTGGGCGTGGGCATGAATGTCTCGCTCACCGACGAGGACCTGCCGGTTCCCGCCGCCACGTCCCTGCTGATGGAGTACGCCTCCACAACGGACCGCAACATCTTGCTCGAGGATTATCTGTTGAAGCTGGCCTCCGCCTACCGGGAGTTTTGTGCTGTTGACGGCGATGCGGACCGGCCATGGGCCGATGGCACTTCGCTGCTGCACAAGATCAGTACCCGGATGGTCACTCTGGGCCAGGAGGTCCGGGCCGAGAAGCCCGGCGGCAGCTCCCTGACCGGACGCGCCGTGGCATTGGACCGGAACGGATCCCTGATCCTGGTGGACGCCCAGGGCGAGCGGCATGCGGTGGTGGCGGCCGACGTCGTGCACCTGCGTGCCGCGCAGGCGTGA
- a CDS encoding PH domain-containing protein, with product MSIRLKLAPGERIIVASRPHARQLAWPVALAVLVCASAGFGYGYLDRDSLPGQVGDFSGYLQASIVAVAAVLLLRFSVPPVLRWAFSRYIVTNRRIIHRQGVLRRRERELALASIFQLEAWQTVPDRMQRSGTLAVDVGYGQSVHYEHVPEVHKFKAIVLAAINQLPLTAMFDGVDMEGHGDYDNEGRDDE from the coding sequence GTGAGCATCCGGCTGAAACTGGCCCCGGGCGAGCGGATCATCGTGGCCAGCAGGCCCCATGCCCGCCAGCTGGCCTGGCCCGTGGCCCTGGCCGTCCTGGTTTGCGCCTCCGCCGGATTTGGCTACGGCTATTTGGACCGGGATTCCCTGCCGGGGCAGGTGGGGGATTTCAGCGGCTACCTGCAGGCGTCAATCGTGGCCGTTGCCGCCGTCCTGCTGCTGCGCTTTTCTGTGCCGCCGGTGCTGCGCTGGGCGTTTTCCCGCTACATCGTGACCAACCGCCGAATCATCCACCGGCAGGGAGTGCTGCGCCGCAGGGAACGCGAGCTGGCGCTGGCCTCGATCTTCCAGCTGGAGGCCTGGCAGACCGTGCCGGACCGCATGCAGCGCTCCGGCACGCTCGCCGTGGACGTCGGTTACGGCCAGTCGGTGCACTACGAGCATGTTCCGGAAGTGCATAAATTCAAGGCGATTGTGTTGGCCGCCATAAACCAGCTGCCGCTGACCGCCATGTTCGATGGTGTAGATATGGAAGGACATGGGGACTACGACAATGAAGGGAGGGACGATGAGTGA